In a single window of the Pedococcus dokdonensis genome:
- a CDS encoding YbjN domain-containing protein, producing the protein MTSAAGTSALLSVVQDYLADAGIEWEGGARDGELVLTLPGEKKLKTVVSLVVAGDTLSVSAFVMRNPDEDHETFYRYLLRKNLRLPGLAYSIDQAGDVYVTGRVPASGVDAAYLDQLLGVVLEAADSHFNELLAIGFITSMRKEWDWRVSRGESLRNLEAFRPILQRDGDPGPAES; encoded by the coding sequence GTGACCTCTGCTGCCGGCACCTCCGCGCTGCTGTCGGTGGTCCAGGACTACCTCGCCGACGCCGGGATCGAGTGGGAGGGCGGTGCCCGCGACGGCGAGCTCGTGCTCACCCTGCCGGGCGAGAAGAAGCTCAAGACGGTGGTCTCGCTGGTGGTCGCGGGCGACACCCTCTCGGTCTCCGCGTTCGTCATGCGCAACCCCGACGAGGACCATGAGACGTTCTACCGCTACCTCCTGCGCAAGAACCTCCGCCTGCCCGGGCTGGCCTACTCGATCGACCAGGCCGGTGACGTCTACGTCACCGGGCGGGTGCCCGCAAGCGGTGTCGACGCGGCCTACCTCGACCAGCTGTTGGGGGTCGTGCTGGAGGCCGCGGACTCGCACTTCAACGAGCTGCTGGCGATTGGCTTCATCACGAGCATGCGCAAGGAGTGGGACTGGCGCGTGTCGCGGGGTGAGTCGCTGCGCAACCTCGAG
- the mshA gene encoding D-inositol-3-phosphate glycosyltransferase, producing the protein MLSVHTSPLEQPGTGDAGGMNVYVVEVAHQLAKRGVEVEIFTRTTTADLPPTVQVEPGVTVRHVTAGPYEGLGKDDLPGQLCAFAAGVMRTGAHEPEGHYSLVHSHYWLSGQVGWLAADRWQVPLVHTMHTMARVKNQHLAEGDTPEPPGREIGEVQVVEAADRLIANTLGERNELIDLYAADPDKVVVVPPGVDLSLFSPGDPRAARAAVGLPQDAKVLLFVGRLQPLKAPEVLVKAAAELLGRHPDWAGELVVAVLGGPSGSGLAHPRGLQELAEGLGISAQVRFVPPVPRDELADWYRAADLVAVPSHSESFGLVAVEAQACGTPVVAADVGGLPTAVGDAGVLVQGHDPHVWSLALEQLLIDPQQREALSRKAIEHAALFGWDRTTERLYEVYVEACRARAQSKDAPSPNGVLAGIPAAVVP; encoded by the coding sequence ATGCTCAGTGTCCACACCTCCCCGTTGGAGCAGCCCGGCACCGGTGACGCGGGCGGCATGAACGTCTACGTCGTCGAGGTGGCCCACCAGCTCGCCAAGCGGGGCGTGGAGGTCGAGATCTTCACCCGGACGACGACGGCCGACCTGCCGCCGACGGTCCAGGTGGAACCCGGCGTCACCGTGCGCCACGTGACGGCCGGCCCCTACGAGGGCCTCGGCAAGGACGACCTGCCCGGCCAGCTGTGCGCCTTCGCTGCCGGCGTGATGCGCACCGGGGCGCACGAGCCGGAGGGCCACTACAGCCTGGTGCACTCGCACTACTGGCTCTCGGGGCAGGTCGGCTGGCTCGCCGCAGACCGCTGGCAGGTGCCGCTCGTGCACACCATGCACACGATGGCCCGCGTGAAGAACCAGCACCTCGCCGAGGGCGACACCCCTGAACCGCCCGGCCGCGAGATCGGCGAGGTCCAGGTGGTGGAGGCCGCCGACCGCCTGATCGCCAACACCCTGGGCGAGCGCAACGAGCTGATCGACCTGTATGCCGCGGACCCCGACAAGGTGGTCGTCGTGCCTCCCGGGGTGGACCTGTCGTTGTTCTCGCCGGGTGACCCACGGGCGGCGCGTGCCGCCGTGGGGCTGCCCCAGGACGCCAAGGTGCTGCTCTTCGTCGGGCGCCTCCAGCCCCTGAAGGCGCCCGAGGTGCTGGTCAAGGCGGCCGCCGAGCTGTTGGGCCGGCACCCCGACTGGGCCGGTGAGCTCGTCGTCGCGGTGCTGGGTGGCCCGTCCGGCTCTGGCCTGGCCCATCCCCGCGGCCTCCAGGAGCTCGCCGAGGGGCTCGGCATCAGCGCCCAGGTCCGGTTCGTGCCACCGGTGCCGCGCGACGAGCTCGCCGACTGGTACCGCGCCGCCGACCTCGTAGCCGTGCCCTCGCACTCCGAGTCGTTCGGGCTCGTCGCGGTGGAGGCACAGGCGTGCGGCACGCCCGTGGTGGCCGCTGACGTGGGTGGACTGCCCACCGCCGTCGGCGACGCCGGAGTGCTCGTGCAGGGCCACGACCCCCACGTCTGGTCGCTCGCCCTCGAACAGCTCCTGATCGACCCGCAGCAACGAGAAGCGTTGAGCCGCAAGGCCATCGAGCACGCTGCGTTGTTCGGCTGGGACCGCACCACCGAGCGCCTCTATGAGGTCTACGTCGAGGCCTGTCGCGCGCGGGCCCAGTCCAAGGACGCCCCATCGCCCAACGGCGTGCTGGCCGGCATCCCCGCGGCGGTCGTCCCGTGA